The nucleotide window TGTAAATTTCAATGCCATATTCTTTCCTAATTATTTTTTTAGAAAAGAGCTTCCGCGTTCTTTTTTTTTAAAAGAACGCCCCAAAGGTTATCAAGTTGCTACTAATAATGCACGTATTCTTGGTTCTCTTGATGAACTTGTTATAAATGAAAAAACTGGTAAAATTGTGGATATAGCTATAAAAGTTGAAAATGGCCGCAATGTCCATGTTAAAGGTGCTAAA belongs to Methanobrevibacter sp. TMH8 and includes:
- a CDS encoding PRC-barrel domain-containing protein — translated: MYPFFLLGDTFLLSANCFSFSSVSVNFNAIFFPNYFFRKELPRSFFLKERPKGYQVATNNARILGSLDELVINEKTGKIVDIAIKVENGRNVHVKGAK